In the genome of Fulvivirga maritima, one region contains:
- a CDS encoding alpha/beta hydrolase, whose amino-acid sequence MRQHSVKFGFEARYFQLGELNEHTKKIVFVLHGYGQQAKYFIRKFQGIENEDTCIIAPEGLSRFYLKGFSGRVGATWMTKEERLTDIANYISYLNQIYSNVLSIFPPSNLPNITLLGFSQGAATASRWAVNGLVSFDRLILWAGIFPPDMDFEKASMIIQNKEIHYVYGTEDPFITEERLTEMQTLSSRLEVSPKVTTFTGVHDIDPATLKDLF is encoded by the coding sequence ATGAGACAACACAGTGTCAAATTCGGATTCGAGGCCCGCTATTTTCAACTCGGTGAACTAAACGAGCATACAAAAAAGATTGTTTTTGTTTTACATGGCTATGGTCAGCAGGCCAAATATTTCATTCGTAAGTTCCAAGGCATCGAAAATGAGGATACCTGTATAATTGCTCCAGAAGGGCTGTCTCGATTCTATTTAAAGGGCTTTTCTGGTAGAGTGGGCGCCACTTGGATGACAAAGGAAGAAAGGTTAACGGACATTGCTAATTACATCAGCTACCTAAATCAGATATATAGTAATGTACTTAGTATTTTTCCACCTTCAAACTTACCTAATATCACTTTGCTAGGGTTTTCACAAGGAGCCGCTACAGCGAGCAGATGGGCTGTTAATGGATTAGTTTCATTCGACAGACTGATTCTATGGGCAGGCATTTTCCCTCCTGACATGGACTTTGAAAAGGCTTCTATGATCATTCAAAATAAAGAGATCCACTACGTATATGGCACTGAAGACCCTTTCATAACAGAAGAGAGACTTACTGAAATGCAAACTCTATCTTCCAGACTAGAAGTCTCTCCTAAAGTTACCACTTTTACAGGGGTTCATGATATTGACCCTGCTACATTAAAAGATCTATTCTGA
- a CDS encoding low molecular weight protein-tyrosine-phosphatase, which translates to MINVLFVCLGNICRSPLAEGIFSHKIKERGIENLFNVDSCGTSQYHIGEQPDPRTVANAKENGIILDHEARQFSKVDFKAFDYILAMDKANYDVIERHDQNQHYTDKFYLMRDFDPDFKGEDVPDPYFGGEAGFQHVFEIVDRSVDSFLEFLIKEHDIKESGAN; encoded by the coding sequence ATGATAAATGTATTATTTGTATGCCTGGGAAATATTTGTAGGTCACCGCTGGCCGAAGGCATATTTTCTCATAAAATAAAAGAAAGAGGAATTGAGAATCTCTTTAATGTAGACTCATGTGGTACAAGTCAATATCATATTGGAGAGCAGCCCGACCCCCGTACAGTGGCTAATGCTAAAGAGAACGGGATTATCCTTGATCATGAAGCCAGACAGTTTTCTAAAGTAGATTTTAAGGCCTTTGATTATATTCTTGCCATGGATAAGGCAAATTATGATGTAATAGAAAGGCATGATCAAAATCAGCATTATACTGATAAATTTTACCTCATGCGCGATTTTGATCCTGACTTTAAAGGTGAAGATGTACCTGATCCTTATTTTGGTGGAGAGGCCGGGTTTCAACATGTTTTTGAAATAGTAGACCGCTCAGTAGATAGCTTCCTTGAATTTCTAATTAAGGAGCATGACATTAAAGAATCAGGGGCTAATTAG
- a CDS encoding SDR family NAD(P)-dependent oxidoreductase, which yields MSNKKALVTGATSGIGLATAKILADNNYDVIICGRRKDRLDTLAAELSAKVEVKILAFDVSKKDEVKTAFDSLSGDWRAIDVLINNAGNAHGLSPLNEGDLDDWDAMMDINVKGLLYVSNEVIPEMVNRKKGHIVNIGSIAGKEVYPNGNVYCASKHAVDAINKGMLIDLNQYNIKVTAINPGLVETEFSQVRFKGDTERADKVYQGFDPLVAQDIAETILFVVSRPAHVKICDLTIFPTAQASATILHKSE from the coding sequence ATGTCTAATAAGAAAGCACTTGTTACAGGGGCTACTTCCGGAATCGGGCTGGCTACCGCTAAAATTTTAGCTGATAATAACTATGATGTAATTATTTGTGGTAGGCGAAAAGATCGCTTAGATACACTAGCTGCTGAGCTATCAGCAAAGGTGGAGGTGAAGATATTGGCTTTTGATGTTAGTAAGAAGGACGAAGTAAAGACGGCCTTTGATTCACTCTCAGGTGATTGGAGAGCAATTGACGTGCTTATTAATAATGCAGGCAATGCCCACGGCTTATCCCCCTTAAATGAGGGAGATTTGGATGACTGGGATGCTATGATGGATATTAATGTAAAAGGCCTACTTTATGTCTCTAATGAAGTGATTCCTGAGATGGTGAATAGAAAGAAGGGGCACATAGTAAATATAGGCTCTATAGCGGGCAAAGAGGTTTACCCTAATGGTAATGTATACTGCGCTTCTAAACATGCCGTAGATGCTATTAATAAGGGAATGCTCATAGATCTAAACCAATATAACATAAAAGTGACAGCCATCAATCCTGGTTTGGTAGAAACAGAGTTTTCACAAGTTAGATTTAAAGGAGATACTGAAAGAGCTGACAAGGTTTATCAGGGCTTTGATCCGTTAGTAGCTCAAGATATAGCAGAGACCATACTCTTTGTGGTGAGCAGACCTGCACATGTTAAAATTTGTGATTTAACAATATTTCCTACAGCACAGGCCAGCGCTACTATTCTTCATAAATCAGAATAG
- the ubiE gene encoding bifunctional demethylmenaquinone methyltransferase/2-methoxy-6-polyprenyl-1,4-benzoquinol methylase UbiE has product MSSVLPYKEQSSGKKEQVADMFNNISKKYDFLNHFLSLGIDILWRKKAIKMLKPYQPKVILDIATGTADFAIESLKLNPDQVIGVDISEGMLAVGREKLKERKLDDKIELRLGDSEKLLFDDNKFDAVIVSFGVRNFENLEKGLSDMYRVLKPGGRAVILEFSRPSRFPFRNIYNFYFKAILPKIGRMVSKDGSAYTYLPESVQAFPDGDNFLKIFNKVGFKNTKCKPLTLGVSSIYIGEK; this is encoded by the coding sequence ATGTCATCAGTACTTCCTTATAAGGAGCAATCAAGTGGTAAGAAGGAGCAGGTTGCGGATATGTTCAATAACATAAGTAAGAAATATGATTTCTTAAATCATTTTCTAAGCTTGGGTATTGATATTCTATGGAGAAAGAAAGCCATAAAAATGTTAAAGCCATATCAGCCCAAGGTAATTCTTGATATTGCTACGGGAACTGCTGATTTTGCAATAGAATCTCTAAAGCTTAATCCAGATCAAGTCATAGGGGTGGATATCTCTGAAGGCATGTTGGCTGTAGGTAGAGAAAAACTCAAAGAACGCAAGCTAGATGATAAAATAGAATTGCGATTGGGAGATTCTGAAAAGCTTCTGTTTGATGACAATAAGTTTGATGCAGTGATCGTTTCTTTTGGTGTAAGAAACTTTGAAAACCTGGAGAAAGGATTGAGTGATATGTATAGGGTTTTAAAGCCCGGTGGTAGAGCGGTGATACTCGAGTTTTCCAGACCTTCAAGATTTCCATTTAGAAATATTTATAATTTTTATTTTAAGGCTATTTTGCCTAAAATCGGGAGAATGGTCTCTAAGGATGGCTCAGCGTATACTTATTTACCTGAATCAGTACAAGCTTTTCCTGACGGAGACAATTTTCTTAAAATTTTCAATAAAGTCGGGTTTAAAAATACTAAATGCAAGCCTTTAACTCTTGGCGTAAGCTCAATATACATCGGGGAAAAATAA
- the porT gene encoding type IX secretion/gliding motility protein PorT/SprT, translating to MQAFNSWRKLNIHRGKITFLVLFFVIVAGANVAHAQRQVGINNPNYDDKFLSYGFLIGIHTSAYQIKHSDLFVDRSMDSLYSISPKWSAGFALGFIVNMHLTDFLDVRVLPTVAFYEHSIDYQRLDDPPILETVETTVVEMPVLLKYKSERRGNTRMYLVGGLKPGYEAAGKNDVEFVGDDNLSIKEFNLSLDVGFGLDIYYPLFKFSPEIRFSRGITNILGSAENQFSAGIDRINTNTITLYLLFQ from the coding sequence ATGCAAGCCTTTAACTCTTGGCGTAAGCTCAATATACATCGGGGAAAAATAACCTTTCTGGTATTATTTTTTGTAATAGTTGCAGGTGCCAATGTCGCTCATGCTCAAAGACAAGTAGGAATCAATAATCCTAATTATGATGACAAGTTTTTGAGCTATGGCTTTTTAATAGGTATACATACTTCTGCGTATCAAATAAAACATTCTGATCTATTTGTAGATAGATCGATGGACTCATTATACTCAATAAGTCCAAAGTGGTCTGCAGGTTTTGCGTTGGGTTTTATTGTTAATATGCATTTAACTGATTTCTTAGATGTAAGAGTATTGCCTACAGTGGCCTTTTATGAGCACTCCATTGATTATCAACGGCTCGATGATCCTCCTATTTTGGAGACCGTAGAGACTACCGTAGTAGAGATGCCTGTGCTACTTAAATATAAATCAGAGAGAAGGGGGAATACCCGAATGTATCTTGTTGGTGGATTAAAGCCTGGTTACGAAGCCGCCGGTAAAAATGACGTGGAATTTGTGGGCGATGATAACCTAAGTATTAAAGAGTTTAATCTTTCTTTGGATGTAGGTTTCGGTTTAGATATTTATTATCCACTTTTCAAATTCTCTCCAGAGATTCGTTTCTCTCGAGGAATTACCAATATTTTAGGTTCTGCCGAGAATCAATTTAGCGCTGGAATCGACAGGATCAATACCAATACCATTACTTTATATTTACTATTTCAATAA
- a CDS encoding aspartate kinase: MKVFKFGGASIKNALAIKNMCQIVSDHKDSDLLVVVSAMGKTTNNLELLLKERTDEAATDKNLKALLDFHMNISSELFPANHDIFNSLIDHISDLRASLQSSADYNELYDQVVSKGELISSNIIAAYLDHCGTPSQWIDAREYVRTDNNFREGHVDWKLTEELIRHDIHSLAQNNVLVTQGFIGKAENGLTTTLGREGSDFSAAIFASCLSADSVTVWKDVPGILNADPKLVKDAVLFDELPYQEAAEMTYYGANVIHPKTIKPLANKGIPLHVKSFDHPNEPGTIIHECTLKESLPPTIIIKNDQCLISFKVIDFTFVNEDNLSLIFKKLSENNIKINIMQNSAISFSIVIDNDISKIQKLVLSLKDHFDIRYNNGLQLITLKNYQQETLNSYRTDKKILLEQISRKNYRALISP, translated from the coding sequence ATGAAAGTATTTAAGTTTGGTGGTGCCTCCATAAAAAATGCTCTGGCAATAAAAAATATGTGCCAGATTGTTTCAGACCATAAAGACTCTGACCTATTAGTAGTGGTGTCCGCTATGGGCAAAACCACCAATAATTTAGAGCTACTCCTCAAAGAAAGAACTGATGAAGCTGCTACTGATAAGAATTTAAAGGCACTTCTTGATTTTCATATGAACATAAGCAGTGAGCTCTTTCCTGCTAATCATGACATTTTCAATAGTCTGATAGATCATATTTCTGACTTAAGAGCATCACTTCAATCATCAGCTGATTATAATGAATTATATGATCAGGTGGTCTCTAAAGGAGAGTTAATATCTTCAAATATTATAGCCGCTTATCTTGATCATTGCGGCACCCCATCACAATGGATTGACGCCAGAGAATATGTTAGAACTGACAATAATTTCAGAGAAGGCCATGTAGACTGGAAACTTACGGAAGAGCTAATAAGACATGACATCCATAGCCTGGCTCAAAACAACGTATTAGTAACCCAAGGCTTTATTGGCAAGGCGGAAAATGGACTTACAACCACTTTAGGAAGAGAAGGGTCAGACTTCTCAGCAGCTATTTTTGCATCATGTCTTTCTGCTGACTCTGTAACAGTATGGAAAGATGTGCCAGGCATTCTCAATGCAGACCCTAAATTAGTAAAAGATGCCGTCCTTTTTGATGAACTACCTTATCAGGAAGCGGCTGAAATGACCTATTACGGAGCCAATGTAATTCACCCAAAGACCATTAAACCTTTGGCTAACAAAGGCATTCCGTTACATGTAAAAAGTTTTGATCACCCCAATGAACCCGGCACCATAATTCATGAATGCACTTTAAAAGAGAGCCTTCCTCCTACTATTATCATTAAAAATGATCAGTGCCTTATTTCTTTTAAAGTGATAGATTTCACCTTTGTAAACGAAGACAACCTCAGTCTAATTTTTAAAAAGCTATCAGAAAACAATATCAAAATCAACATCATGCAGAATTCTGCTATTTCATTTTCAATAGTTATTGATAATGACATCAGCAAAATTCAAAAACTAGTCCTTTCATTAAAGGATCATTTTGATATTAGATATAACAACGGTTTACAGCTGATCACTTTAAAAAATTACCAACAGGAAACCCTTAATTCATACAGAACTGATAAAAAAATTCTCTTAGAACAAATATCAAGAAAGAACTACAGGGCTCTAATTAGCCCCTGA
- the fbp gene encoding class 1 fructose-bisphosphatase → MEDSRIALPIGTTLDRFIKKKQDEFQYATGELSQLLRDIALAGKVVNREINKAGLINIIGPIGSQNVQGEDQQKLDVLANIRFIRALTKGGEACAIVSEEDEEITDLENEGKYVIAIDPLDGSSNIDVNVSVGTIFSIYRRFTPVGTPVTKEDVLQKGQEQVAAGYLLYGSSTMLVYTTGHGVNGFTYEPSLGEYFLSHPDMTIPEDGKVYSINEGSYNSFEEPVKEYVEYCKSNSISARYIGSLVADFHRNLLKGGIYIYPSTEASPAGKLRLLYECNALAFIVEQAGGDASDGGRRILEIQPEEFHQRVPLFIGSKKMVEKAISYYD, encoded by the coding sequence ATGGAAGACTCTAGGATTGCCCTGCCCATCGGTACTACCCTGGATAGATTTATCAAAAAAAAACAGGATGAGTTTCAATATGCCACCGGAGAACTGTCACAGTTGCTGCGGGATATTGCACTAGCCGGGAAAGTGGTAAATAGGGAAATTAATAAAGCCGGACTCATTAATATTATAGGTCCTATTGGCTCTCAAAATGTTCAAGGAGAAGATCAGCAAAAGCTAGATGTACTGGCCAATATCAGGTTTATTAGAGCGCTCACCAAGGGGGGCGAGGCCTGTGCCATTGTGTCTGAAGAAGACGAGGAAATCACTGATTTGGAGAATGAAGGAAAGTACGTCATTGCTATTGATCCATTAGATGGCTCTTCTAATATTGATGTAAACGTTTCTGTGGGTACTATTTTCTCTATTTATAGGCGCTTTACTCCGGTAGGTACACCTGTAACTAAGGAAGATGTGTTACAGAAAGGCCAAGAGCAAGTGGCTGCTGGCTATCTGCTATACGGTTCTTCTACTATGTTAGTATACACTACAGGCCATGGTGTAAATGGATTTACTTATGAACCTTCATTGGGAGAGTATTTCCTGTCTCATCCTGACATGACAATTCCTGAAGATGGTAAGGTATATTCTATTAATGAAGGTAGCTATAATAGTTTTGAAGAGCCGGTGAAAGAATATGTAGAATATTGCAAAAGTAATTCTATATCAGCTCGTTATATAGGATCTTTGGTGGCTGATTTTCATCGGAATTTATTAAAAGGAGGCATATATATTTATCCTTCTACGGAAGCTTCTCCTGCAGGAAAATTAAGGTTGTTATATGAGTGTAATGCCTTGGCTTTTATAGTGGAGCAGGCAGGTGGAGATGCCTCTGATGGGGGAAGGCGTATTTTGGAAATACAACCTGAAGAGTTTCACCAAAGAGTGCCATTGTTTATTGGAAGCAAGAAAATGGTAGAAAAGGCTATTTCTTATTATGATTAA
- a CDS encoding OmpA family protein, giving the protein MYKGLKFLFFSILLLSLTRVGFAQDVDPENKKLAEEYVMTAEEIMAATQALDQAKDMYVLAAEVDPTNIKANYMAGDAFLRTVGKEKAVPYLLQVLKLDAEYKFDIMYHIGRSYQYGMEFEKALEFYGRYRNKLISRDGYRGRDKTALSEVERRIYECENAIEFVANPSHFSIVNVGNTINSEFEDYAPVLNEDETTMVFTSRRRDGNLNPNVAPDNKPYEDIFISHKENGQWQYAKNIGEVINTEYHGSNLALSADGNQLFIYKDDNNGDIYISERNEDDTWSTPEPLSESINSEGFKENAVSISPDGQTLFFASDRPGGYGGIDIYYSTKNKVGEWTRSKNLGEMINTAYDDDGPFIDYDGKTLYFSSQGRKGMGGYDIFRSVYDSASGKWSEPENLGFPINTPDDDIYFVSTKDGMRGYYASVREDGQGYTDIYMVTVPPGNENLRNLTTKRDLAQEEKPKETKEPEAIAQVEETEPQTNNVVAQEDPEPEPEPETDPEPEPEPQPVVQRKPDLQPVTITITVVDEDNNPLDAKVSMNSVEDNQVAGRTRVSAGVFEFKVTNATPVAYSLSVEDEGYVFQTLRVGVKAATEEPQSMSRKVVMRKLRIGTRSVLRNIYFNFDQATFKQESYNELNKLASMMSQNPGMHIEISGHTDNIGSKDYNKYLSQKRANAVKDFLVKKGIDSRRISSVGYGEERPLASNDDEKEGRELNRRVEFSVTGGK; this is encoded by the coding sequence ATGTATAAAGGGCTTAAATTTTTATTTTTTTCTATACTTCTTTTAAGTTTAACCCGTGTTGGATTCGCGCAGGACGTTGACCCTGAGAACAAGAAGCTTGCTGAAGAGTATGTGATGACTGCAGAGGAGATTATGGCTGCAACCCAGGCTTTGGATCAGGCAAAAGATATGTATGTTTTAGCTGCAGAGGTTGATCCTACCAACATTAAAGCAAACTATATGGCCGGTGATGCCTTTCTGAGAACAGTGGGTAAAGAAAAGGCCGTTCCTTATTTATTGCAGGTTCTGAAATTAGATGCTGAATATAAATTCGATATCATGTATCATATTGGTAGAAGTTATCAATATGGAATGGAGTTTGAAAAGGCTCTTGAGTTTTATGGAAGATATCGAAATAAGCTCATATCAAGAGATGGATACCGAGGAAGGGATAAAACAGCTCTTTCTGAGGTAGAGAGAAGAATTTATGAATGTGAAAACGCTATTGAATTTGTAGCGAACCCTTCACATTTTTCTATTGTAAATGTAGGGAATACTATTAACTCAGAATTTGAGGATTACGCCCCTGTGTTAAACGAAGACGAGACCACAATGGTATTTACCTCAAGGAGAAGAGATGGTAACTTAAACCCTAACGTGGCACCTGATAACAAACCTTATGAAGATATTTTTATTTCACATAAGGAAAATGGTCAATGGCAGTACGCAAAAAACATTGGAGAGGTAATTAACACTGAGTATCATGGTTCTAACCTGGCTCTTTCTGCTGATGGTAATCAGCTTTTTATCTATAAAGATGATAATAATGGAGATATCTATATCTCTGAAAGAAATGAAGATGATACCTGGAGCACACCAGAGCCTTTGAGTGAGAGTATTAACTCAGAAGGTTTTAAAGAAAACGCTGTTTCAATTTCACCTGATGGTCAAACACTTTTCTTTGCAAGTGACAGGCCTGGTGGTTATGGGGGTATTGATATTTATTACAGTACTAAAAATAAAGTAGGAGAGTGGACTCGTTCTAAGAACTTGGGTGAGATGATTAACACCGCCTATGATGATGATGGTCCATTTATAGATTACGACGGTAAGACACTTTATTTTAGTAGCCAAGGAAGAAAAGGTATGGGTGGATATGACATTTTCCGCTCTGTATATGATAGTGCCTCTGGTAAGTGGAGTGAGCCGGAAAACTTAGGCTTCCCTATTAACACTCCTGATGATGATATTTACTTTGTAAGTACAAAAGATGGTATGAGAGGGTATTATGCCTCAGTTCGTGAAGATGGTCAGGGATATACAGATATCTATATGGTTACCGTGCCTCCAGGAAATGAAAATTTAAGGAATTTAACTACTAAAAGAGATTTAGCTCAAGAGGAGAAGCCAAAGGAAACAAAAGAACCTGAAGCCATTGCTCAAGTAGAAGAAACGGAACCTCAGACCAATAATGTGGTGGCCCAGGAAGATCCTGAACCGGAACCAGAACCCGAAACTGATCCAGAACCTGAACCTGAACCACAGCCTGTAGTTCAGAGGAAACCAGATTTACAGCCTGTAACTATTACCATAACTGTGGTAGATGAAGACAATAATCCATTGGATGCTAAAGTATCTATGAACAGCGTTGAAGATAATCAGGTAGCGGGAAGAACAAGGGTAAGTGCTGGTGTATTTGAGTTTAAAGTAACTAATGCTACGCCCGTAGCCTACAGTTTGTCTGTGGAAGATGAAGGCTATGTATTCCAAACCTTGAGAGTAGGGGTGAAAGCGGCTACTGAAGAGCCTCAATCAATGAGTAGAAAAGTAGTTATGCGTAAATTAAGAATAGGCACAAGATCTGTTTTAAGAAATATTTACTTCAATTTTGATCAGGCTACTTTCAAACAAGAGTCGTATAATGAGTTGAATAAGTTAGCCAGCATGATGTCTCAAAATCCTGGAATGCACATAGAGATTTCAGGACATACTGATAACATTGGATCAAAGGATTATAATAAATACCTTTCTCAAAAAAGAGCTAATGCAGTGAAGGATTTCTTAGTGAAGAAAGGAATAGATTCCAGAAGAATTTCTTCTGTTGGTTATGGAGAGGAAAGACCTTTAGCTAGTAATGATGATGAAAAGGAAGGTAGAGAATTAAATCGAAGAGTGGAATTCAGTGTTACTGGAGGGAAATAA
- the yihA gene encoding ribosome biogenesis GTP-binding protein YihA/YsxC, with the protein MKIKKASFITSSSDYTQCPPAGLPEFAFIGRSNVGKSSLINMLTNHGKLAKVSGKPGKTQLINHFLINDEWYLVDLPGYGWAKVAKTEKEKWGAMIHDYLKLRENLGCIFVLIDSRLAPQPIDVEFINWLGEQQIPFALIFTKADKQSKNKTQSAIAKYKRHLRQFWEELPPTFITSSMKGEGKEELLLYLQQLISTVK; encoded by the coding sequence ATGAAAATCAAAAAAGCGAGTTTTATAACCAGTAGCAGCGATTACACGCAGTGCCCTCCTGCAGGGTTACCGGAATTCGCATTTATAGGCAGGTCAAATGTAGGCAAGTCTTCGCTCATTAACATGCTTACTAATCATGGTAAGTTAGCTAAGGTCTCAGGAAAACCAGGAAAAACACAGTTGATCAACCATTTTCTTATTAACGATGAATGGTATCTGGTAGACTTACCTGGCTATGGATGGGCTAAAGTAGCTAAGACTGAAAAAGAAAAATGGGGAGCCATGATACATGATTACCTAAAATTAAGAGAAAATTTAGGTTGCATTTTCGTTTTAATTGATTCCCGGTTAGCTCCTCAGCCTATCGATGTTGAATTCATTAATTGGTTAGGAGAACAACAAATTCCTTTTGCTTTAATCTTCACGAAGGCTGACAAGCAATCTAAAAACAAAACTCAATCAGCCATAGCTAAGTATAAGCGGCACTTGCGCCAGTTCTGGGAAGAATTGCCCCCGACCTTTATCACATCTTCTATGAAGGGAGAAGGTAAAGAAGAATTATTATTGTATTTACAACAATTGATTTCTACTGTTAAATAG
- a CDS encoding enoyl-CoA hydratase-related protein has product MKYIQLTEQYRPYVSLIQLNRPKELNALNMELMQELQQTLTTLDADTNVRVIIITGNEKAFAAGADIKQMADKKTIDMVAIDQFKTWDLIKKTKKPLIAAVSGFALGGGCELAMTCDMIVASETAKFGQPEIKIGIMPGAGGTQRLTKAIGKAKAMEMVLTGSFISAEEALNYGLINKIVPVELYLEETAKLAETIAAMSPVAAQLAKEAVNRAFETHLDEGLHFERKNFYLTFSSEDQKEGMKAFIEKRNPEYQGK; this is encoded by the coding sequence ATGAAATATATACAACTCACTGAACAGTACCGGCCCTATGTATCACTCATACAACTCAATCGGCCCAAAGAACTAAATGCCTTAAACATGGAGCTAATGCAAGAGCTGCAGCAAACGCTCACTACCCTTGATGCTGACACCAATGTAAGGGTTATTATTATAACAGGCAATGAAAAAGCTTTTGCCGCCGGTGCAGACATCAAACAAATGGCGGATAAAAAGACTATCGATATGGTAGCCATAGATCAGTTTAAAACCTGGGACCTGATCAAAAAAACTAAAAAGCCTCTGATTGCGGCAGTATCAGGTTTTGCTCTGGGCGGCGGATGTGAGCTAGCCATGACCTGTGATATGATTGTGGCTTCTGAAACGGCGAAATTTGGACAACCAGAAATTAAAATAGGTATTATGCCCGGGGCGGGTGGCACTCAGCGCCTTACCAAGGCCATTGGGAAAGCTAAAGCAATGGAAATGGTACTTACCGGCAGCTTTATCTCAGCGGAAGAAGCTTTAAATTATGGACTGATCAATAAAATAGTGCCTGTAGAACTGTATTTAGAAGAAACAGCCAAGCTGGCAGAAACCATTGCCGCCATGTCTCCTGTAGCCGCACAGTTAGCCAAAGAAGCCGTAAATAGAGCTTTTGAAACTCACTTAGATGAAGGCTTACACTTTGAAAGAAAGAATTTTTACTTAACCTTTTCCTCTGAAGATCAAAAAGAGGGGATGAAAGCTTTCATAGAAAAAAGAAATCCTGAATATCAAGGCAAATAA
- a CDS encoding Fur family transcriptional regulator: protein MNRYADIQAKISESGLKVTHQRTVILEAVHNMNCHPSVEQIYDYVKESCPSISLGTVYKTAETFVEKGLIAKVSTHEGHMRYDPKLDSHGHIYCTNTAEIVDYYDDELNEVIINFFKKKKVSNLKIKNITLQINGDKIDPEKEISIK from the coding sequence TTGAATAGATACGCAGACATACAAGCAAAAATCAGTGAATCAGGGCTAAAAGTAACCCATCAGAGAACGGTGATACTTGAGGCTGTACATAATATGAATTGCCACCCCAGCGTGGAGCAAATTTATGATTATGTAAAAGAGTCATGCCCAAGCATATCTTTGGGCACAGTATATAAAACTGCTGAAACTTTTGTGGAAAAAGGTCTGATAGCCAAGGTATCTACCCATGAGGGACATATGAGGTATGATCCAAAACTAGATAGCCACGGCCATATTTATTGTACCAATACGGCTGAAATTGTTGATTATTATGATGACGAACTCAATGAAGTAATCATCAACTTCTTTAAAAAGAAAAAAGTCAGCAATCTTAAAATTAAGAATATCACCCTCCAGATTAATGGAGATAAGATAGATCCTGAAAAGGAAATAAGTATTAAATAA
- a CDS encoding DUF5606 family protein has protein sequence MDYSDIASVSGKGGLFKIVKPTRSGVILESLDDKKQKLVASATQRISVLSDISIYTTDQEGSTPLAEVFKKIYQEFDNDLGVTSTSEPDELKAFIKHVIPEYDPQRVYVSDIKKVVNWYGALRENAPEILSAEDQEEKEDTKKD, from the coding sequence ATGGACTATAGTGATATCGCATCAGTTTCTGGAAAAGGAGGACTTTTTAAAATTGTAAAACCTACTCGTTCAGGAGTTATTTTAGAGTCTCTGGACGACAAAAAACAAAAATTAGTAGCCAGTGCTACTCAAAGAATTTCTGTACTCAGTGACATATCTATTTACACTACTGACCAGGAAGGTTCTACTCCTTTGGCTGAAGTGTTCAAAAAAATATACCAAGAATTTGATAACGACCTGGGAGTAACCAGCACCTCTGAACCTGACGAGCTTAAAGCTTTCATAAAGCATGTTATACCAGAGTACGACCCTCAAAGAGTATATGTGTCTGACATAAAAAAAGTGGTTAACTGGTACGGTGCCCTTAGAGAAAACGCTCCTGAAATTCTTAGCGCTGAGGACCAAGAAGAAAAAGAAGACACTAAAAAAGACTAA